One Nocardia sp. BMG111209 DNA segment encodes these proteins:
- a CDS encoding TetR/AcrR family transcriptional regulator — MGNREDLLAGARKAILERGLAKVTARDIASAAGVSLAAIGYHFGSKDRLVTEAVLEAMGTEIGDDFEEVIRVAATGRAPAESLAPTMDGLLGILEQNRDQLLLGMENGMVASRSPETQVYMAEATERACSELAVSLRESFPDLAEEDALAVAKFYFTMFQGIAVMWLIAPGTNLITGAELTRVFRVLGADPTPRAG, encoded by the coding sequence ATGGGAAACCGTGAAGATCTGCTGGCGGGCGCCCGCAAGGCCATCCTCGAACGGGGACTGGCCAAGGTGACCGCCCGTGACATCGCGAGCGCCGCCGGGGTCAGCCTCGCGGCCATCGGCTACCACTTCGGCTCCAAGGACCGGCTCGTCACGGAGGCGGTACTCGAGGCGATGGGTACCGAGATCGGCGACGATTTCGAGGAGGTGATCCGCGTGGCCGCGACCGGTCGCGCGCCGGCCGAATCGCTGGCCCCGACCATGGACGGGCTGCTGGGGATCCTCGAGCAGAATCGCGACCAGTTGCTGCTCGGGATGGAGAACGGCATGGTCGCCTCCCGATCCCCGGAGACCCAGGTCTACATGGCCGAGGCCACCGAGCGGGCCTGCTCGGAACTGGCTGTCAGCCTGCGGGAGTCGTTCCCGGACCTGGCCGAGGAAGATGCCCTGGCCGTCGCGAAGTTCTATTTCACGATGTTCCAGGGGATCGCGGTGATGTGGCTGATCGCCCCGGGCACCAACCTGATCACCGGCGCGGAGCTCACCCGGGTGTTCCGGGTACTCGGCGCGGACCCGACACCGCGGGCGGGCTAA